A portion of the Bombina bombina isolate aBomBom1 chromosome 9, aBomBom1.pri, whole genome shotgun sequence genome contains these proteins:
- the LOC128639528 gene encoding interferon-induced protein with tetratricopeptide repeats 5-like, with protein MGELLKTTLELQLLQLNCHFTWKLTEKVIELYELDELKDRLYNQLDFLTTKNKYMVHNLLSYIKHLKGDYPEAIVHLEKAEEMISESYSDNTNSKYLVTYANYAWVYYMMEDYEKSNIYLEKVKSIYKEHQLSLHDNIEFSEVYGEQGWFLLKISAKNYEKAKECFKKALETEPDDPEWNTGYATAVYRLEAIESRLYADTSHESLPLLKRAVELNPKDSVVKTLLGLKLQELKQIKEARKYIKEALEQTPHHPYVLRYAAKFYRQAEMIDEALDVLKTAVNCIHNSAFLHHQIGLCYRQKMKRLKKARRHHDVSNDEEINRLIKNAILHFEMVLKHKQSFVHAYADLANMYKEAKKYDKAEETFQKAFNIKSFTAVEKQQLHSSYAHFQEYDRKSKSDAIKHYKEGLKIPENTFSRQYCENALKRLANRMVKTDASDAYGFSLLGFIYKLNQNKLDAIECYEKALKFDPNNEEYLSELCDLKLNVG; from the exons ATGGG TGAATTGTTGAAAACTACTTTAGAACTTCAACTGTTACAGCTGAACTGCCATTTTACTTGGAAATTAACTGAAAAAGTCATTGAACTTTATGAGCTTGATGAGCTAAAAGACAGACTGTACAATCAGCTGGATTTtttaactacaaaaaataaatatatggttcACAATCTGTTAAGTTATATAAAACATTTGAAAGGTGATTACCCAGAAGCCATTGTTCATTTAGAAAAAGCTGAAGAGATGATTTCTGAATCATATTCAGATAACACAAACAGTAAATACCTTGTGACCTATGCTAACTATGCTTGGGTCTACTATATGATGGAAGACTATGAAAAATCAAACATCTACTTAGAGAAGGTGAAAAGTATTTATAAAGAACATCAACTTTCATTGCACGATAATATTGAGTTCTCTGAGGTATATGGTGAACAGGGATGGTTTCTGCTGAAAATTTCTGCAAAGAATTATGAGAAAGCTAAAGAATGCTTTAAGAAGGCTCTTGAGACTGAACCAGATGACCCTGAGTGGAACACAGGCTATGCAACTGCAGTGTATCGTCTGGAAGCTATTGAAAGCAGGCTATATGCAGACACCAGCCATGAGTCTTTACCATTGTTGAAACGAGCTGTAGAACTAAATCCCAAGGATTCTGTGGTGAAGACACTTCTTGGCTTGAAACTTCAGGAGTTAAAGCAAATTAAAGAGGCAAGAAAGTATATTAAAGAAGCTCTTGAGCAAACGCCTCATCACCCATATGTACTTCGCTATGCTGCTAAATTTTACAGGCAGGCTGAAATGATTGATGAAGCTCTTGATGTTTTGAAGACAGCAGTAAACTGTATCCATAATTCTGCATTTCTTCACCATCAAATAGGATTGTGCTACAGGCAAAAAATGAAACGACTGAAAAAAGCACGAAGACATCATGACGTTTCCAATGACGAGGAAATAAACAGACTTATAAAAAATGCCATACTTCATTTTGAAATGGTCTTAAAGCATAAACAATCTTTTGTACATGCATACGCAGATTTAGCAAATATGTATAAAGAAGCAAAGAAATATGACAAAGCAGAAGAAACATTCCAAAAAGCTTTCAACATTAAAAGTTTTACAGCAGTAGAAAAGCAGCAACTCCATTCCAGTTATGCGCACTTTCAAGAATATGACAGAAAATCAAAATCTGATGCTATAAAACATTATAAAGAAGGGCTAAAAATACCAGAAAATACATTCTCGCGACAATATTGTgaaaatgctttgaaaagattagcAAACCGAATGGTAAAAACAGACGCCAGTGATGCCTATGGATTTAGTTTGCTCGGGTTCATTTATAAGCTCAATCAAAATAAGTTGGATGCAATTGAATGTTATGAGAAAGCATTGAAGTTTGACCCAAATAACGAAGAATATCTGAGTGAGCTCTGTGACCTAAAACTTAATGTAGGTTAG